In Thiomonas arsenitoxydans, the genomic stretch CGGGTGCAGGTGATCGGCAAGGAGCATGTCGATGCCGTTCGCGCCCAGGGCATGGGCGTGCTGTATCTCACGCCGCACCTGGGATGCTTTGAAATCTCGGCGCAGGCGGCCGCGCTCTGGAGCCCGATCACGGTGATGTTCCGCCCGCCGCGCAAGGCCGTGCTGCTGCCGCTGGCCCTGGCCTCGCGCCAGCGCCACAATCTGGCCACCGCCCCGGCCAATCTCGCCGGGGTGCGGCAATTGCTGCGCGCCCTGCGCGCGGGGGAGTCCGTCGGTCTGTTGCCCGATCAGGCGCCGGGCAGCGGCGAAGGCGTCTGGGCCGACTTTTTCGGCCGCCCGGCCTACACCATGACTCTGCCCGCGCGCCTAGTGCAACTGGGCAACGCCCGCATCATTCTGGCCTCGGCCCTGCGCCTGCCCGGCGGACGCGGCTACACCCTGACGCTGGAGCCGTTTCCCGAAGCCTTGGACGCCGATCCGCAACGCGCCGCCACGCAGATCAATCGTGCGCTGGAAGGTTTGATCCGGCGCTGTCCCGAGCAATATCTCTGGGCCTACAACCGCTACAAAACCCCCTCGGGCGCACCGCCGCCCCCCGCGCCGACTATCGCCGAGGAAAGCGCGTCATGAAGTCGCTGTTCGCCCGTCTGAGCATCGGCCTTGTCTGGCTGCTGCATCTGCTGCCCTACCCGCTGCTCGCTGCGCTGGGCACGGCGGTGGGCTGGCTGCTGTGGCCGCTGGCCCGCTCGCGTCGGCGCATCACCCTGCGCAATCTGCAACTGTGTTTTCCCGACTGGACGGCTGCGCAGCAGCGCGCCGTGGCGCGGCAGCATTTCGTTTTTGTCGCCCGGGCGTTTCTCGAACGCGGCGTGCTCTGGTACGCCAGCCCGAAGCGCCTGCAGCGCCTGCTGCATCTCGAAGGCCCGGTGGAGGAAGCGCTGAACGGCAGCCGCAACACCCTGCTGCTGGGTTTTCACTTCGAGGGGCTCGACGCGGGATGGACGGCGCTCAGCTTGGTGGCGCCGCGTCCGGTTTCGGGCATGTACACCCCGCAGAAAAACAAGGTACTCGACGATTGGGTGGTGGCGCGGCGCAGCCGCTTTCACACCGCCGCCATCGTCTCGCGGCATGACGGCGCGGCGGGCATGTTGCGACAACTCAAAGCCGGGGTGCCGTTCTACACCCTGCCCGACATGGACTTCGGCCTGCGCAGCTCGCGCTTCATCGACTTTTTCGGCGTTCCCGCAGCCACCCTCGACGTCGCGCCGAGGCTGGCGGCTTCCGCCGACGCCCGGGTCTACGCCGTGGTTACCCGCATCCTGCCCGGTGCGCGCGGCTACGCCATCACCGTGCATCCCGCCTGGGGCGATTTTCCCGCGCTGGACGCCCGGGGCAAGCCCGCCGACATCGACGCCGATCTGCGGCGCATGAACCGTTTCATCGAAGAGCAGGTGCGCACCATGCCCGCGCAATACCATTGGGTGCACAAGCGCTTCAAGAACCGCCCCGAAGGCGAGCCCTCTCTTTACTGACCCATGCAAGTCGCGTTCACCAAAATGCACGGCGCCGGAAACGACTTTGTCGTGCTCGACGCCACCCGCGCCCCGCTGGCCCTCAGCGCGGCGCAACTGCGCCTGCTGGCCGACCGGCACTTTGGCGTGGGCGCTGACCAGATTCTGCTGGTCGAAGCCGCACCCTCGCCCGAAGTCGATTTCGGCTATCGCATTTTCAACGCCGACGGCGGTGAGGTGGAGCAATGCGGCAATGGCGCGCGTTGCTTCGTCGCCTATGTGCACGGCAAGGGGCTCACCGCCAAAAGACGCATTCGGGTGCAGACGCTCTCCGGCCTCATCGAACCCGAGCTGCAGCCCGACGGCCGCGTCACCGTGGACATGGGCGCGCCGGTTTTCGATCTGCCGCGCGTGCCTTTCGAGGCCCACGGCCTGAGGCCGCGGCAGGTGGATGGCTGGGAGCAATGGCCGCTGGACCTCGTAGGGGCCACCGCCTGGGTGAGTGTGCTGTCGATGGGCAACCCGCATGCGGTGCAACGGGTGGATGATGTGGACACCGCGCCCGTCCTCAGCCACGGCCCGCTGATCGAGCATCACCCTCGTTTTCCGCGCCGGGTCAACGCCGGTTTCATGCAGATCGTCGATGCCCAGCACATCCGCCTGCGCGTCTGGGAGCGCGGCGCGGGCGAAACCCTGGCCTGCGGCACTGGCGCCTGCGCCGCCGTGGTGGCCGGGCTGCGCCACGGCTGGCTGCAAGGCGCGGTGGACGTGCAGACCCACGGCGGCGAGCTGACCATTTCATGGGCGGGAGCAGGCCAGCCCGTGCGCATGACCGGCCCCGCCGCTTTTGTTTTTGACGGCACGATCGACCTTCCCGATCTGCCCTGATGGAGAACACCCGATGGAACTGAGCGAACACGATCTGGCCGCCTACCTGGCCGCCAACCCCGAATTTTTCGAGCGCCACGCCGAACTGCTCACCACCGTGCAATTGCAGAGCCCGCACGGCAACCGCGCCGTCTCGCTGCAGGAGCGGCAGATGGAAATGCTGCGCGACAAAATGCGCACTCTGGAACATCGCCTGGCCGCGATGATGCGCAACGCGGTGGACAACGAAACCCTGGCTGGCAAGCTGCTGTTGTGGGCCCGCGATGTCATGCTGGCGCAACAGGGCGCACCGGAGCAATTGCCGCAAACGCTGCAAGACACCCTCAAGTCCGCCTTCGACCTGCCCATGACCGCGCTCAAGCTCTGGCCGGTGCGCGAAGCGTTCGCCGCGCTCGACTTCGCCACCGGGGTGAGCGAAGACGCCAAGACCTTCGCCGCCAGCCTGGCCGCACCCTTCGTCGGCCCCAACCCCGGCTTCGAGGCCGCGCACTGGCTGCCGGACGCGCAAATGGCGCAATCGCTCGCGCTCATTCCGCTGCAAAACCCGCATACCAGCATGTGCATGGGGCTGCTGGTGCTGGCCTCCCCCGACAGCCAGCGTTTCACCGCCGATATGGGCACTGACTTCCTCAACCTCATCAGCCAGTTGGCCAGCGCCGCGCTCGTCGGCCTGCTCGCGCACTGAGCCCGCCTGGGCCGTTCTCCGCCCCGCTGTTTGCCCCTCAATTTGCTCATATGGCCGCGCCCGGCTCACTCCTGCCCTGCAGCCCGCTCAATAGCCCGACCTTGCGTCAGTTGGCGGCGGACTATCTCGCACACGCGCAAACCGAACGCCGTCTGGCTGAGGGCACGTTGGTCAACTATCGGCGCGATCTCGATGACCTGCTGCAGCGCGCCGAAGCGCTGGGCGCAGCGCCAATCGAGTCGCTGCACATCCGCCGCTGGGCCGCGCAGCTTCACGCCGGCGGCATGAGCCCGCGCGCCATCGCGGCGCGGCTATCGGCCTGGCGCAGCTTTTTCCGCTGGATGGGGCGGCTCGGCTTCGTCGCCGCCAATCCGGTGCAGGACGTGCGTGCGCCCAAGGCCGCCAAGCCGCTGCCCAAGGCACTTTCGGTCGATCAGGCCGTGGCGCTGGCGGCTTACACCCCGCAAGAATCGACGCCCGCATCGCACCCGCACCGACGCCCGCACCAAGCCGAACCCTTCGCCACCCGCGGCGCGCGGGTGCATGCCATCGCCGAACTGCTTTATTCCTGCGGGCTGCGCGTCTCCGAGCTCACCGGGCTGGACGTGCGCGCCAGCAAGACCGCGCGCGGCTGGATCGACTGGGACGCCGCCGAAGCCACCGTCACCGGCAAGGGCAACAAGCGGCGCAGCGTGCCCATCGGCCGCCCCGCCCTGCTGGCGCTGCGGCAATGGCTGGAGCAGCGCCCCGCCCTGCTCCGCTGCGATGCCGACGCCGACGCGCAGGTCGCGCTGTTTCTCGGCGCACGCGGCGCGCGCCTCACGCCGCAACGAGTCTGGCTGGAGCTGCGCGAGCACGCCCGCGCCGCCGGGCTCGATGCCCGCGTGCATCCGCACATGCTGCGCCACTCCTTCGCCTCGCATGTGCTGCAGTCCAGCGGCGATTTGCGCGCGGTGCAAGAATTGCTGGGCCATTCCAGCATTGCCACTACACAGGTCTACACCCGCCTGGACTTCCAACATTTGGCCAAGGTCTACGACGCCGCCCATCCCCGGGCGCGCAAAAAACCCTAAGGCCCCTCCATGAAAACCATCCGCCTTCATCCGGGCAAGGAACGCTCCTTGCTACGCCGCCACCCCTGGGTGTTCGCCAGCTCGATCGCCAAGGGCAGCGCCGACAGCGGAGAAACCGTCCGCGTGGAATCGCACGATGGCCAGTTTCTCGCCTGGGCCGCGTTCAGCCCCGCTTCGCAAATCCGCTTGCGGGTCTGGAGCTTCGAGGCCACGCAGCGCATCGACGCCCGCTTTTTCACCGAACAACTGCGCGCGGCCATCGCCCGCCGCCAAGCGCTCGGACTGGATCTCACCGCCTGCCGCCTGGTACACGGCGAGAGCGACGGTCTGCCCGGCTGCATCGTCGATCGCTACGCCGACATCATGGTGCTGCAAGCGGGCAGCGCGGGGATTGAGCGCTGGAAATCGGTGATCGTCAGCGCCCTGCACGCCCTCATGCCCGAAACCCGCGTTTACGAACGCTCGGACGCCGCGCTGCGCGAACGCGAAGGCCTGCCCGCGGCCACCGGCTGGCTGCTGGGCGAAGGGCAAACGCAGGTCGAGATCCGTGAAAACGGGCTGCGGCTGCAGGTCGATGTCGCCACCGGCCACAAGACCGGCTTCTACCTCGATCAGCGCGACGCCCGCGCCCGCTTTGCCGACACGTTGCGCGCGCACGGCCTGCAGCGCGTGCTCAACTGCTTCAGCTACACCGGCGGCTTCTCGCTGGCCGCCCTGGCCGGCGGGGCGCAGCAAGTCACCTCGGTCGATTCCTCCGCGCCCACGCTGGCGCTGGCGGCCGAGCATGTCGCGCTCAATGGCTTCGATCCGGCGCGGGCGCAATTCATCGACGCCGACGTCAACGCCACTCTGCGCCGCCTGCGCGAAGAAGGCGCGCAGTTCGACGCCATCGTGCTCGATCCGCCCAAATTCGCCGCCAGCCCGCAGCAAGTCGAACGCGCCGCGCGCGCCTACAAAGACATCAATCGCCTGGCCTTCCATCTGCTGCCGCCGGGCGGCTGGCTGTTCACCTTTTCTTGCTCAGGCGGCGTCAGTGCCGAGCTGTTCCAGAAAATCGTCGCTGGCGCCGCCCTCGACGCGGGCGCAGACGCTCAGATCGTCGCCCGTACCGGCGCGGGGCTCGACCATCCCTTGAGCCTGCATTTCCCCGAAGGCGAGTATCTCAAGGGGCTGCTGCTGCGCCGCAGTTGAACTTCCGGTTGATTTTTCGTTGATCGCCCCGATCTGAATGGGCGTTGCCTCTTTCAAGGAATCCCACCATGGCCTCCCTCATTCCCGCCACCATCGTCACCGGCTTTCTCGGCAGCGGCAAAACCACCTTGCTCAAGCGCGTGCTGCACGAAGCGCATGGCTCCAAGATTGCCGTGATCGAAAACGAGTTCGGCGAAGAGAACATCGACAGCGACATCCTGGTGCAGGAAGCGGGCGAGCAGATCGTGCAGATGTCGAATGGCTGCATCTGCTGCACCATTCGCGACGATCTGCGCGCCACGCTGGCCGATCTGGCCGCCAAGCGCCGCAAGGGCGAGCTGGTGTTCGACCGCGTGGTCATCGAGACCACCGGCATCGCCGACCCTGGCCCGGTCGCGCAGACCTTTTTCATGGACGACGAGGTCGCCAGCCAGTACATGCTCGACGCCATCCTCACCCTGGTCGATGCCAAACACGCCAACCAGCAGCTCGACAGTCGGCAGGAAGCGCGCCGCCAGGTGGGTTTCGCCGACCAGATTTTCATCAGCAAGGCCGATCTGGTCAGCGCCGACGAACTCGCCGCCCTGCAGCACCGGCTCGCCCATATGAATCCGCGCGCCAAGCAAAGCGTGGTGCATTTCGGCGAGGTGCCGCTGTCGCAGGTGCTCGACCTCAAGGGTTTCAACCTCAACGCCAAGCTCGACATCGACCCCGACTTCCTCAAGGCCGATGATCACGATCATCACGACCACGACCATGATCACGACCACCATGACCATGATCACGAGCATGGCGAACACTGCAATCACCCGCACCATCACCACCACGACGATGATGTGAAATCCTTCGTTTACCGCGCCGACAAACCCTTCGATCCGGCCAAGCTCGAAGACTTCCTCGGCGCCATCGTGCAGGTCTACGGCCCGCGCATGCTGCGCTACAAGGGCGTGCTGAACATGCAGGGCATCGACCGCAAAGTGGTGTTCCAGGGCGTACACCAGCTCATGGGCAGCGATCTCGCCGCGCCCTGGGGGCCGCAAGAGCAGCGGCAGAGCAAGATGGTGTTTATCGGCATCGATCTGCCGCGCGACATCCTCGAAAAAGGTCTGCAGCAATGCTTGATCGGATGATGCATTTGCCTTGCCACCCGAAATGAATAGAATCGGGCGGTTTTGGCAGTGGCCAGCCCGGGCAGTGGCTAACCTGAATGACAGCTCGCCCGACAAACCGCAGTCATGGTGGAATTGAGGAGCGGTTGGGTTGCGTTGGGTTGGGTTGCGGTGGGGCTAACCTGCGCCTCGGCACAGCAAAGGCATGATGCCAAGAGTACGGCAAAGAGCGCGGTCAAGAGGGGTGGAAAGTCGAGGGGTGGAAAGTCCGGGGGCGAGTCCAGCGATGGGCGGCTCCACACGTTCAAATCAGCGCGGTCAGCGCACGACGAATTCACCTCGTCCGTGCCCGGCCATGCAGCAAATCAGGCGGCAATGGGCCGTCGGATGGGAAAGTTCGGGAGGATTTTCGTGGTCAAGTCGTCTCAAAAAGCGGTCGCAGCCCCAGGCAAGAGCAAGCCTGCGGCGGCAGACAAAAAACCCGCAGTCAAACCAGTGGCAGCCAAGACCAAGGTCGAGCCAGCCGTTCAGGTGGCGCCAGTAGTGCCCGACAAAGTTGTGCCCGCCAAGTCAGCCGCTAAAGCTACAGCGGCGCAAACCGCGCCAGCCGTCTCTGCCGCACCTGCCAAAAAAGTCACCGCTTCCCCGGCGCTTCGGCGCTCATCCTCGTCTGGCGTGAGTAAACTCCACGCCTCAAAACCCTTGTCGGCGGCCATGGGGTCGCCGGAACCTATCCGACTCGACAGAAGTTCCATGAGCAGCACAACCATCGAACCCACCCCCAGAAAATCCGATCCCAAGCATGCCAATGCCTGGAAGCACAAGACTGCCTCCGAACTGACCGAGCAAGAATTGCTGGCCATGCCCGAGTCGGAATACATGAACGAAGTCCAGCTCGACTACTTCAAGCGTCTGCTCAGCACCATGCGCGACGATCTGATCAAGAGCGCGGGCGAAACTACCGAGCATCTGCGCGAAGACACGCTGCTAGTCCCCGACCCGGCCGATCGCGCCACCATTGAAGAAGAGCACGCGCTAGAGTTGCGCACCCGCGACCGTGAGCGCAAGCTGTTGAAAAAAATTGACCAGTCGCTGCAGCGTATCGAAAGCGGCGAATATGGCTGGTGCGAAGAAACGGGCGAGCCCATTGGCATCGGCCGTCTGCTGGCCCGGCCGACGGCCACCCTGTCGCTCGAAGCGCAGCAACGCCGCGAGCTTAAGCAGAAAATGTTCAACGATTGATTGAAGATCTGTCGCCTCCCTGCGGCAGGCGCGATTTGCGGGCATCTCAGGCATGAGCAGTTCTGACTCAGGCGGTTTCTGGAAGCGAGTGGGTTCTTTTGTCAAGAACCCGACCCGCGACTGGTCGCTAACCGACGAACAGGCCCTTCAAGAGCATGAAAACCTCGCCCGGGTCAAGGCCCGCGAGGACCAGAAGCGTCAGGACGATTTCATCCGCAAGCGCGAACTCGACGGCCTGCGCAAGCTACGCAGGCGCGAGGCCACTGATCTGGGCATGGATGACAGCCTGCAGACCAATGTTCCGGATCTGACGTCCCAGCCCACCCCGGTACACGACCGGGACGAAACCCTGCGAAAAATCAACGAGATCGAAAAATCGATGGCGGGTGATCACGCCTCTGCCGCAACCCGCAGTCGCGCGCCGGTCACGCGGCAGATGCCTGCGCCCACGACCCGATCTCTTCCCCAAAGTCTGCCCCCCCAAAGCCACCAGCCATCACAGGCCAAACCGCCACTCACCTTCGCGCCCCCATCCCTGACGGCGGGGACGCTATCGCCCGAGTCGCAGACGACTGGAACGATGCACTTCAAGGTGGATACGGCCTATGCCGATACCACTCTGATCACCAAGCCGGGCGGTCTGACAACGCAACCCGCAACCGGTGTGCCGTCGCAGTCCGGCCCGACCACGGCGCCGGGTGAGCCGCCTACGCTGCCGCCTGTTGGCTACGCCCCCACTGTCCCCTTCGTGCCCAGCGCGCCGCCAGCGCAGGTGCGCAAGTCGCAACCGGCTGCCGTGTCGTTCGACGAGCAGCCTACGCTAGCGGCAGCCACCCGCCTGAGCGCCGACGCCCTACCGCCGCACACCTCGGCGCCCTCGGGCGACAGTTGGCTGCGATCGAGTAATGACTTCATGCCCAGCGCCTTCTTCGCCGTGGAAGTGCACGAGGCTTTGAGCTCCAATCCCTTGTTCGATCAGGCGGTGATGGACTTCGCCAATGGCGATGATGTCGCCGCAGAGTCGGCCTTGCGCGACGCCATTTCCAACTCGCAGGATCTGGATTCGGAGAAAGAGCTCTGGCTGGCGCTGTTTGACCTATTCCGCGCCTCGGGGCAGATCGACAAGTTCGAAGCCCTGGTGACCGATTTCGTCAGCCGATTCCAGACCTCGGCGCCGATGGCCGAAGACGGCCTGCCTGCGCCCGCTGCGGCGCCCGCGCCAGCGTCAAACCACTTCAAGCCCTCGCTGGTTTTTTCTGCATCGGTCGATGCCGTCCAAACCGAGCGTTTGCGCAAGCTGCTGCTCAATGCGCCGTCGGCGCTTGAATTGAGCTTCGAGGAGGTGCGCACCATCACGCCAACCGCCTTGTCCGCACTGGTTGAGTCGCTGAAAAAGATCAACAGCACCGCCTGCACCGTCACTCTGAACGGCGCGAATACCCTGCTGTCCCTTTGCCAAGTGCAGGCGCCCGCCATGCAGCGCGAGGCCGATCCGCAATGGTGGGCCTTGCGTCTGGAGTTGCTGCGCTTGGTCAACCAGCAGGACGATTTCGACGCCATCGCGCTCGACTACTGCGTGACCTACGAAATCTCTCCTCCGACCTGGGAAGCCAGCCGCGCCAGAGTCGAACTCGTCGGCGTGGACGGCAACGCGGCGCCTGAGGCATCCACACAGCCAGTTGCGTTTCAGAACTCGGGGATCAGCCCGAATTCCGTTTTGGGCAATGGCGGCTCGCGCTCGGCACAGTTGCATCTCAGCGGCGAGATTCTCGGCAGTTCAAGCGACTTTCTGAACCCGCTGGAGCAGGCAGCCAAAACGCATGAACAGATGAGCATTTCCCTGCGTCAGTTGCGCCGTATCGATTTTTCGAGCGCAGGCGCCCTGCTCAACTGGGCCATGATGCAACACGATCAGGGCAAGACCCTGCAGTTCACCGGCGTACACCGGCTGATCGCCGGTCTGTTCAGCATCCTCGGCCTGCACGAGCACGCCCTCATTCAGCTGCGTCGCGACTGAGGTTCTGCTCGGCGCCGTCCGGCTGCGGCAAAGCGGCGCTTGCACTGCCAGGTTGCCACACTGCCGCCTCTTGAGTTTTCTACTCCCACCCTTACATCCCGGCATGGATCAATATCACGGCACCACCATTCTGAGCGTGCGCCGCGGCGCTACCGTGGCCCTGGGCGGCGACGGGCAAGTGACGCTTGGCAATATCGTCGTCAAATCCACTGCGCGCAAGGTGCGCAGGCTCTACAACAACCAGATTCTGGCTGGCTTCGCCGGGGGAACGGCCGATGCCTTTACGCTGTTCGAGCGCTTCGAGGCCAAGCTGGAGAAGCACCAGGGACAGTTGTTGCGCAGCGCGGTCGAACTGGCCAAGGACTGGCGCACCGACCGCATGCTGCGCCGGCTGGAGGCCATGCTCTCGGTGGCCGATGCCGAGCACTCGCTCATCATCACCGGCAATGGCGATGTGCTCGAACCCGAG encodes the following:
- a CDS encoding STAS domain-containing protein, with product MSSSDSGGFWKRVGSFVKNPTRDWSLTDEQALQEHENLARVKAREDQKRQDDFIRKRELDGLRKLRRREATDLGMDDSLQTNVPDLTSQPTPVHDRDETLRKINEIEKSMAGDHASAATRSRAPVTRQMPAPTTRSLPQSLPPQSHQPSQAKPPLTFAPPSLTAGTLSPESQTTGTMHFKVDTAYADTTLITKPGGLTTQPATGVPSQSGPTTAPGEPPTLPPVGYAPTVPFVPSAPPAQVRKSQPAAVSFDEQPTLAAATRLSADALPPHTSAPSGDSWLRSSNDFMPSAFFAVEVHEALSSNPLFDQAVMDFANGDDVAAESALRDAISNSQDLDSEKELWLALFDLFRASGQIDKFEALVTDFVSRFQTSAPMAEDGLPAPAAAPAPASNHFKPSLVFSASVDAVQTERLRKLLLNAPSALELSFEEVRTITPTALSALVESLKKINSTACTVTLNGANTLLSLCQVQAPAMQREADPQWWALRLELLRLVNQQDDFDAIALDYCVTYEISPPTWEASRARVELVGVDGNAAPEASTQPVAFQNSGISPNSVLGNGGSRSAQLHLSGEILGSSSDFLNPLEQAAKTHEQMSISLRQLRRIDFSSAGALLNWAMMQHDQGKTLQFTGVHRLIAGLFSILGLHEHALIQLRRD
- a CDS encoding class I SAM-dependent rRNA methyltransferase, coding for MKTIRLHPGKERSLLRRHPWVFASSIAKGSADSGETVRVESHDGQFLAWAAFSPASQIRLRVWSFEATQRIDARFFTEQLRAAIARRQALGLDLTACRLVHGESDGLPGCIVDRYADIMVLQAGSAGIERWKSVIVSALHALMPETRVYERSDAALREREGLPAATGWLLGEGQTQVEIRENGLRLQVDVATGHKTGFYLDQRDARARFADTLRAHGLQRVLNCFSYTGGFSLAALAGGAQQVTSVDSSAPTLALAAEHVALNGFDPARAQFIDADVNATLRRLREEGAQFDAIVLDPPKFAASPQQVERAARAYKDINRLAFHLLPPGGWLFTFSCSGGVSAELFQKIVAGAALDAGADAQIVARTGAGLDHPLSLHFPEGEYLKGLLLRRS
- a CDS encoding CobW family GTP-binding protein, with translation MASLIPATIVTGFLGSGKTTLLKRVLHEAHGSKIAVIENEFGEENIDSDILVQEAGEQIVQMSNGCICCTIRDDLRATLADLAAKRRKGELVFDRVVIETTGIADPGPVAQTFFMDDEVASQYMLDAILTLVDAKHANQQLDSRQEARRQVGFADQIFISKADLVSADELAALQHRLAHMNPRAKQSVVHFGEVPLSQVLDLKGFNLNAKLDIDPDFLKADDHDHHDHDHDHDHHDHDHEHGEHCNHPHHHHHDDDVKSFVYRADKPFDPAKLEDFLGAIVQVYGPRMLRYKGVLNMQGIDRKVVFQGVHQLMGSDLAAPWGPQEQRQSKMVFIGIDLPRDILEKGLQQCLIG
- the dksA gene encoding RNA polymerase-binding protein DksA, whose amino-acid sequence is MSSTTIEPTPRKSDPKHANAWKHKTASELTEQELLAMPESEYMNEVQLDYFKRLLSTMRDDLIKSAGETTEHLREDTLLVPDPADRATIEEEHALELRTRDRERKLLKKIDQSLQRIESGEYGWCEETGEPIGIGRLLARPTATLSLEAQQRRELKQKMFND
- a CDS encoding DUF484 family protein; translation: MELSEHDLAAYLAANPEFFERHAELLTTVQLQSPHGNRAVSLQERQMEMLRDKMRTLEHRLAAMMRNAVDNETLAGKLLLWARDVMLAQQGAPEQLPQTLQDTLKSAFDLPMTALKLWPVREAFAALDFATGVSEDAKTFAASLAAPFVGPNPGFEAAHWLPDAQMAQSLALIPLQNPHTSMCMGLLVLASPDSQRFTADMGTDFLNLISQLASAALVGLLAH
- the hslV gene encoding ATP-dependent protease subunit HslV, translated to MDQYHGTTILSVRRGATVALGGDGQVTLGNIVVKSTARKVRRLYNNQILAGFAGGTADAFTLFERFEAKLEKHQGQLLRSAVELAKDWRTDRMLRRLEAMLSVADAEHSLIITGNGDVLEPEYGIVAIGSGGAYAQSAARALLEHTALSPREIVAQSLKIAGDICIYTNQSHTIETLGE
- a CDS encoding LpxL/LpxP family acyltransferase, whose product is MKSLFARLSIGLVWLLHLLPYPLLAALGTAVGWLLWPLARSRRRITLRNLQLCFPDWTAAQQRAVARQHFVFVARAFLERGVLWYASPKRLQRLLHLEGPVEEALNGSRNTLLLGFHFEGLDAGWTALSLVAPRPVSGMYTPQKNKVLDDWVVARRSRFHTAAIVSRHDGAAGMLRQLKAGVPFYTLPDMDFGLRSSRFIDFFGVPAATLDVAPRLAASADARVYAVVTRILPGARGYAITVHPAWGDFPALDARGKPADIDADLRRMNRFIEEQVRTMPAQYHWVHKRFKNRPEGEPSLY
- a CDS encoding tyrosine recombinase XerC, with the protein product MAAPGSLLPCSPLNSPTLRQLAADYLAHAQTERRLAEGTLVNYRRDLDDLLQRAEALGAAPIESLHIRRWAAQLHAGGMSPRAIAARLSAWRSFFRWMGRLGFVAANPVQDVRAPKAAKPLPKALSVDQAVALAAYTPQESTPASHPHRRPHQAEPFATRGARVHAIAELLYSCGLRVSELTGLDVRASKTARGWIDWDAAEATVTGKGNKRRSVPIGRPALLALRQWLEQRPALLRCDADADAQVALFLGARGARLTPQRVWLELREHARAAGLDARVHPHMLRHSFASHVLQSSGDLRAVQELLGHSSIATTQVYTRLDFQHLAKVYDAAHPRARKKP
- the dapF gene encoding diaminopimelate epimerase — its product is MQVAFTKMHGAGNDFVVLDATRAPLALSAAQLRLLADRHFGVGADQILLVEAAPSPEVDFGYRIFNADGGEVEQCGNGARCFVAYVHGKGLTAKRRIRVQTLSGLIEPELQPDGRVTVDMGAPVFDLPRVPFEAHGLRPRQVDGWEQWPLDLVGATAWVSVLSMGNPHAVQRVDDVDTAPVLSHGPLIEHHPRFPRRVNAGFMQIVDAQHIRLRVWERGAGETLACGTGACAAVVAGLRHGWLQGAVDVQTHGGELTISWAGAGQPVRMTGPAAFVFDGTIDLPDLP
- a CDS encoding lysophospholipid acyltransferase family protein, giving the protein MLLRVFRWLSVLPLGLLQSLGAALGLLVYAASSVYRQRLRANMQQAGYAPEQLARKAAAQAGRMVGELPVVWFRRGATAPVHRVQVIGKEHVDAVRAQGMGVLYLTPHLGCFEISAQAAALWSPITVMFRPPRKAVLLPLALASRQRHNLATAPANLAGVRQLLRALRAGESVGLLPDQAPGSGEGVWADFFGRPAYTMTLPARLVQLGNARIILASALRLPGGRGYTLTLEPFPEALDADPQRAATQINRALEGLIRRCPEQYLWAYNRYKTPSGAPPPPAPTIAEESAS